The genomic stretch AGTCCGGGAAACGCACGCCCCTGTGGGCGCGGCTCTGCGCGATCTTCGGGTGCGTGCTCATGGTGGTCGCCGGTGGCGCCCTCGTCGCCCAGCAGGTGCTCGTCTCGCGCTACGCCGGGTCGATCGAGACGCAGAACCTGCTCGGCGCGCCCGCGGCCAAGGCCGACGCCAAGGCGGCCGACATCACCGGGCCGCTCAACATCCTGCTGGTCGGCATCGACCCGCGCAGCGACGAGCAGACCCCGCTCAGCGACTCGATCATCGTGGCGCACATCCCCAAGGACATGAGGCAGGCGTACCTGTTCTCGGTCCCGCGTGACCTGGTGGTCGACATTCCGCCGTTCGAGAAGACGGGCTTCAAGGGCGGCCGCTCCAAGATCAATGCCGCGATGGGGTACGGCAGCGCGGTCGGCAACGGCAAGCACGACGTGGTCCAGGGTTTCGAGCTCCTGGCCAAGACGGTCGGCCAGCTCACCGGCATCCGCGAGTTCGACGCCGGCGCCATCATCAACTTCAACGGCTTCAAGGCGATCGTCGAGGCCATGGGCGGCGTGACCATGACGATCGACCAGAACGTGAAGTCCGAGCACCTGCAGCCCAACGGCAAGCCGCGCCCGCGCCTGGCCCGGTGCGCCGACAACTCCTGTGCCCACCCCTATTACGGCCCTCAGGCCGAGTACAAGAAGGGCACGTACCACCTGCAGGCCTGGCAGGCGCTCGACTACGTGCGGCAGCGCTACGGCCTGCCCCGCGGTGACTACGACCGCCAGCGGCACCAGCAGCAGTTCATCAAGGCGATGGCCAAGCAGGCGCTCGGCAAGGACGTGGTGACCAACCCGGCCAAGCTCGACCGGGTGCTCAAGGCGGCCGGCAAGGCCCTGATCTTCGACGGCGGCGGCTACAGCGTCGTCGACTGGGCGTTCTCCATGAAGAACATCCGCTCCGACGACATGACGCTGATCAAGCTGCCCGGCAGCTCGATCATCGACAACGGCCGCTACCGCGGCGAGGAGCTCGACTCCTCGGCGAAGGACTTCTTCGCCTCGATCCGGCAGGACACGGTTCAGGACTTCGTCTTCCGTCACCCGGAGTACATCAACAACAACGCCGGTTGACGGTGTGGCGGTTGCCACCCCCTACCACGGCGACCAGCAGCGCCGACTAGACTTCACCCATTCGGCGGTGCCGCCGGAGGTCAAAGCAGGCTCAACAGGAGGACAGCGTGGCCAACCAGCTGCCCGTCAAGGTCGTTGCCGTAGAGGAACGCATCTGGTCCGGCGAGGCCGAAATGCTCGTCGCGCGCACCACCGAGGGTGAGATCGGTGTGCTGCCGGGCCACGCTCCGCTGCTCGGCCTGCTCAAGGAGCCGTCGCAGGTGCGGGTCAAGCTCGCCGGCGGCGAGCAGCTGACCTACGACGTGACAGGCGGCTTCCTCTCGATCGACGCCGACGGTGTGACCGTCCTGGCCGAGAGCGCCACGCCCGCCACTCCCGAGTCCCGCTGACTCCGCGATGCAGGTTCTGGA from Paractinoplanes brasiliensis encodes the following:
- a CDS encoding LCP family protein, whose amino-acid sequence is MAKSGKRTPLWARLCAIFGCVLMVVAGGALVAQQVLVSRYAGSIETQNLLGAPAAKADAKAADITGPLNILLVGIDPRSDEQTPLSDSIIVAHIPKDMRQAYLFSVPRDLVVDIPPFEKTGFKGGRSKINAAMGYGSAVGNGKHDVVQGFELLAKTVGQLTGIREFDAGAIINFNGFKAIVEAMGGVTMTIDQNVKSEHLQPNGKPRPRLARCADNSCAHPYYGPQAEYKKGTYHLQAWQALDYVRQRYGLPRGDYDRQRHQQQFIKAMAKQALGKDVVTNPAKLDRVLKAAGKALIFDGGGYSVVDWAFSMKNIRSDDMTLIKLPGSSIIDNGRYRGEELDSSAKDFFASIRQDTVQDFVFRHPEYINNNAG
- a CDS encoding F0F1 ATP synthase subunit epsilon, with the protein product MANQLPVKVVAVEERIWSGEAEMLVARTTEGEIGVLPGHAPLLGLLKEPSQVRVKLAGGEQLTYDVTGGFLSIDADGVTVLAESATPATPESR